The following are encoded together in the Tribolium castaneum strain GA2 chromosome 3, icTriCast1.1, whole genome shotgun sequence genome:
- the Nox gene encoding NADPH oxidase 5 isoform X2 — translation MEEASGPRPPGVGTPDDGSVGEKAAERLAVRRKSFVPMSSMEEENLRERLHQAQLKQCSQIVCAEQKYTRDTFRRLFQGKELLEQLFKLFDQDRDQCLPQENWIEFLKQRLTDEKQIDFAEQLESVAFCLCGDEPIHLEQFNQIFNAKGIVDKLFRLIDRDNSGIITSESIMEFLATITNTRPRTGFDKGSLDRLEQLFRQTVGNEKEIKREDFKKIVISKNPFFTERVFQIFDSDNSGSISLQEFLDAMHQFAGKSPDDKIRFLFKVYDLDGDGLIQHKELQHVMRACMEENGMQFSEEQIDDLTVAMFEDADTNNRGAITYEALKNQLEKHGGLLENLSISIDRWLVPPNTQNQPDSLVRKLMAMKPYQLTKPYVKNNYVYLIFLAGYLIVNAALFISRAIEYRDKNWYTIFARACGQCLNFNCMFVLVLMLRQCITFLRTRGYSSMLPLDQHIYFHKLTGMFIFGYSVLHTIMHVCNFSLVVVDSPINVKNLTVNEWLFTNKPQIFGLVPGLANPTGFALLFILLIMFVCSQAFVRRGGCFEVFYWTHLLYVPFWILVILHGPNFWKWFILPGCVYAIERIMRLVSMKSERGKTYISSGLLLPSKVTHLVIKRPLQFDFHPGDYVFVNIPAIAKYEWHPFTISSAPEQEDYMWLHIRGVGQWTNRLYEYFEKEQEKLHNGDIPPHNPPSAKKRLSNGSIDNNNQNPLKKIQATITRTLSNRDSNRKPGVQLVGFSNETFQDDSNKKPAESDFNRASCSNTDLTAYSPRPKKMTSDKKLHRLLFTEKAPLEKSLSMPDIQTKAKKRERLLVLKEYMRSESEKSFDECQIRRARLQSLGLAYLSPQNKSLAQSFRYMRNKPTIIAFKTPSLENCEQRDSSSSLGSVGRQVSALSFSSSPEKQAEEGRAGFRTDFSPGTVPLKPMNYPVGKPLEIYLDGPYGAPSSHIFRAQHAVLIATGIGVTPFASILQSIMHRYWKARHSCPRCKFSWASEIPPTVMNLRKVDFFWINRNQRSFEWFVNLLSQLEIEQAELGGAMERFLEMHMYITSALQKTDMKAVGLQLALDLLHEKEKRDLITGLKTRTNAGRPNWDKVFKQIQDQKKGKVTVFYCGPPQLARIIRVKCDQYGFSFRKEVF, via the exons GAGCTCTTGGAACAACTCTTCAAACTCTTCGACCAAGACCGTGACCAGTGTTTACCTCAAGAAAACTGGATCGAATTCCTCAAACAAAGACTCAC AGATGAAAAACAGATAGATTTCGCGGAACAGCTCGAGAGTGTTGCATTCTGCCTCTGTGGCGACGAACCCATCCATCTGGAGcaatttaaccaaattttcAATGCTAAGGGC ATCGTAGACAAGCTATTTAGGCTAATAGATCGAGACAATTCCGGGATAATAACTTCCGAAAGTATTATGGAATTTCTGGCGACTATTACAAACACGAG GCCTCGAACGGGGTTCGATAAAGGCAGCCTAGACCGATTAGAGCAGTTATTCAGGCAAACTGTAGGCAATGAGAAAGAAATCAAGAGAGAGGACTTCAAGAAGATCGTCATTTCGAAAAAT CCTTTTTTTACCGAGCGAGTGTTCCAAATCTTCGACTCGGACAATTCCGGTTCAATATCTCTGCAGGAGTTTTTGGATGCGATGCACCAATTCGCCGGCAAATCTCCTGATGATAAAATACGGTTTCTGTTCAAAGTTTACGATCTGGACG GCGACGGTTTAATACAGCATAAAGAACTCCAACATGTTATGAGAGCCTGTATGGAGGAAAACGGAATGCAATTCAGCGAGGAGCAAATCGACGACTTGACGGTGGCGATGTTCGAAGATGCCGACACTAACAACAGGGGGGCCATCACTTACGAAGCTCTCAAAAACCAGCTGGAAAAGCACGGGGGGCTGTTAGAGAATCTATCCATCAG TATTGATCGATGGCTTGTGCCTCCCAACACCCAGAACCAGCCGGATTCCCTTGTGAGGAAGCTCATGGCAATGAAACCTTACCAGTTAACCAAGCCCTACGTGAAGAACAACTACGTTTATTTGATATTTCTAGCAGGATATTTGATAGTTAACGCGGCTCTTTTCATATCACGTGCGATAGAATACAGAGACAAAAACTGGTACACGATATTTGCAAGAGCTTGTG GTCAGTGCCTCAACTTCAACTGCATGTTTGTCTTGGTCCTAATGTTGCGGCAATGTATCACATTCTTGCGAACAAGAGGATACAGCTCGATGTTACCCCTCGACCAGCACATCTATTTTCATAAACTGACCGGGATGTTCATCTTTGGTTACAGTGTGTTGCACACGATAATGCACGTGTGTAATTTTAGTTTAGTCGTGGTTGATAGCCCCATAAACGTCAAAAATTTGACCGTAAATGAGTGGCTGTTCACTAACAAGCCGCAAATATTTGGTTTAGTACCAGGTTTAGCAAATCCGACTGGTTTTGCCTTGTTATTTATTCTTCTGATTATGTTTGTTTGTTCGCAAGCTTTCGTGCGTAGAGGAGGCTGTTTCGAG GTGTTTTACTGGACACATTTACTCTATGTCCCATTTTGGATTTTGGTCATCCTTCATGGGCCTAACTTCTGGAAGTGGTTCATTCTTCCGGGTTGTGTATATGCTATTGAACGTATAATGAGGCTAGTTTCGATGAAAAGTGAGAGGGGCAAGACTTACATAAGCTCGGGGCTACTTCTACCGTCCAAAGTAACCCATTTGGTGATTAAAAGACCCCTCCAGTTTGATTTTCATCCAGGAGATTATGTTTTTGTCAATATACCAGCCATTGCCAAATACGAATGGCATCCCTTTACTATTAGTAGCGCCCCAGAGCAAGAAG atTACATGTGGCTCCATATCCGTGGTGTGGGTCAATGGACAAATCGCCTCTACGAATACTTTGAAAAAGAACAAGAAAAGCTCCACAACGGTGATATTCCACCGCACAATCCTCCCAGTGCAAAAAAGAGATTGTCTAATGGAAGTATCGATAACAACAACCAAAATCCGTTGAAGAAGATTCAAGCAACTATAACTAGAACTCTATCAAATCGCGATTCAAACCGAAAACCCGGAGTCCAACTTGTGGGTTTCTCCAATGAAACGTTCCAAGACGACAGTAACAAAAAGCCAGCCGAGAGCGATTTTAATCGAGCTTCTTGTAGTAATACTGATTTGACGGCTTATTCGCCAAGGCCCAAGAAAATGACATCTGATAAAAAGCTTCATCGGTTGCTTTTCACAGAGAAAGCGCCACTGGAAAAGTCGCTGTCGATGCCAGATATTCAGACAAAAGCTAAGAAAAGGGAACGGCTCCTTGT TTTGAAGGAATACATGCGGTCCGAGTCCGAAAAAAGCTTCGACGAGTGTCAGATACGTCGTGCTCGCCTCCAGTCTTTAGGCCTCGCATACTTGAGCCCCCAGAATAAGTCTTTAGCGCAGAGCTTCCGTTATATGCGTAACAAACCAACAATAATAGCGTTCAAAACACCCAGTTTGGAAAACTGTGAGCAGCGCGATTCTAGCAGTTCTTTGGGTTCTGTCG GACGTCAAGTTAGCGCTCTTAGTTTTTCCTCTTCTCCTGAAAAACAAGCCGAGGAAGGCCGAGCCGGCTTCCGTACCGATTTCTCTCCCGGAACTGTTCCTTTAAAACCAATGAATTATCCTGTAGGAAAACCTTTAGAG atctATCTGGATGGCCCCTACGGAGCCCCTTCGAGCCACATATTCCGCGCCCAACATGCCGTTTTGATAGCGACAGGAATTGGAGTCACCCCTTTTGCTTCCATCCTCCAATCTATCATGCACAGATATTGGAAAGCAAGACATTCTTGCCCACGGTGTAAATTTTCGTGGGCCAGCGAGATTCCACCCACGGTCATGAATTTAAGAAAA gtTGACTTTTTCTGGATTAACCGAAATCAACGGTCGTTCGAAtggtttgttaatttattgtcacaGTTGGAAATTGAACAAGCTGAACTTGGCGGCGCAATGGAACGTTTCCTAGAAATGCACATGTATATCACCAGTGCCTTGCAAAAAACCGATATGAAAGCAGTGGGTTTGCAATTAGCTTTGGATCTGCTTCATGAAAAA gaaaaaagagaCTTGATTACTGGCTTGAAGACTAGAACTAATGCGGGACGCCCTAACTGGGACAAAGTCTTCAAGCAGATTCAAGACCAGAAGAAAGGTAAAGTTACTGTCTTCTACTGTGGTCCTCCACAACTCGCCAGGATTATTAGAGTAAAATGTGATCAGTATGGATTTAGCTTTCGTAAGGAAGTATTTTAA
- the Nox gene encoding NADPH oxidase 5 isoform X1 gives MEEASGPRPPGVGTPDDGSVGEKAAERLAVRRKSFVPMSSMEEENLRERLHQAQLKQCSQIVCAEQKYTRDTFRRLFQGKELLEQLFKLFDQDRDQCLPQENWIEFLKQRLTDEKQIDFAEQLESVAFCLCGDEPIHLEQFNQIFNAKGIVDKLFRLIDRDNSGIITSESIMEFLATITNTRPRTGFDKGSLDRLEQLFRQTVGNEKEIKREDFKKIVISKNPFFTERVFQIFDSDNSGSISLQEFLDAMHQFAGKSPDDKIRFLFKVYDLDGDGLIQHKELQHVMRACMEENGMQFSEEQIDDLTVAMFEDADTNNRGAITYEALKNQLEKHGGLLENLSISIDRWLVPPNTQNQPDSLVRKLMAMKPYQLTKPYVKNNYVYLIFLAGYLIVNAALFISRAIEYRDKNWYTIFARACGQCLNFNCMFVLVLMLRQCITFLRTRGYSSMLPLDQHIYFHKLTGMFIFGYSVLHTIMHVCNFSLVVVDSPINVKNLTVNEWLFTNKPQIFGLVPGLANPTGFALLFILLIMFVCSQAFVRRGGCFEVFYWTHLLYVPFWILVILHGPNFWKWFILPGCVYAIERIMRLVSMKSERGKTYISSGLLLPSKVTHLVIKRPLQFDFHPGDYVFVNIPAIAKYEWHPFTISSAPEQEDYMWLHIRGVGQWTNRLYEYFEKEQEKLHNGDIPPHNPPSAKKRLSNGSIDNNNQNPLKKIQATITRTLSNRDSNRKPGVQLVGFSNETFQDDSNKKPAESDFNRASCSNTDLTAYSPRPKKMTSDKKLHRLLFTEKAPLEKSLSMPDIQTKAKKRERLLVLKEYMRSESEKSFDECQIRRARLQSLGLAYLSPQNKSLAQSFRYMRNKPTIIAFKTPSLENCEQRDSSSSLGSVGRQVSALSFSSSPEKQAEEGRAGFRTDFSPGTVPLKPMNYPVGKPLEPIFEKATPHDSDEELRERILRDLPVGAGTEIYLDGPYGAPSSHIFRAQHAVLIATGIGVTPFASILQSIMHRYWKARHSCPRCKFSWASEIPPTVMNLRKVDFFWINRNQRSFEWFVNLLSQLEIEQAELGGAMERFLEMHMYITSALQKTDMKAVGLQLALDLLHEKEKRDLITGLKTRTNAGRPNWDKVFKQIQDQKKGKVTVFYCGPPQLARIIRVKCDQYGFSFRKEVF, from the exons GAGCTCTTGGAACAACTCTTCAAACTCTTCGACCAAGACCGTGACCAGTGTTTACCTCAAGAAAACTGGATCGAATTCCTCAAACAAAGACTCAC AGATGAAAAACAGATAGATTTCGCGGAACAGCTCGAGAGTGTTGCATTCTGCCTCTGTGGCGACGAACCCATCCATCTGGAGcaatttaaccaaattttcAATGCTAAGGGC ATCGTAGACAAGCTATTTAGGCTAATAGATCGAGACAATTCCGGGATAATAACTTCCGAAAGTATTATGGAATTTCTGGCGACTATTACAAACACGAG GCCTCGAACGGGGTTCGATAAAGGCAGCCTAGACCGATTAGAGCAGTTATTCAGGCAAACTGTAGGCAATGAGAAAGAAATCAAGAGAGAGGACTTCAAGAAGATCGTCATTTCGAAAAAT CCTTTTTTTACCGAGCGAGTGTTCCAAATCTTCGACTCGGACAATTCCGGTTCAATATCTCTGCAGGAGTTTTTGGATGCGATGCACCAATTCGCCGGCAAATCTCCTGATGATAAAATACGGTTTCTGTTCAAAGTTTACGATCTGGACG GCGACGGTTTAATACAGCATAAAGAACTCCAACATGTTATGAGAGCCTGTATGGAGGAAAACGGAATGCAATTCAGCGAGGAGCAAATCGACGACTTGACGGTGGCGATGTTCGAAGATGCCGACACTAACAACAGGGGGGCCATCACTTACGAAGCTCTCAAAAACCAGCTGGAAAAGCACGGGGGGCTGTTAGAGAATCTATCCATCAG TATTGATCGATGGCTTGTGCCTCCCAACACCCAGAACCAGCCGGATTCCCTTGTGAGGAAGCTCATGGCAATGAAACCTTACCAGTTAACCAAGCCCTACGTGAAGAACAACTACGTTTATTTGATATTTCTAGCAGGATATTTGATAGTTAACGCGGCTCTTTTCATATCACGTGCGATAGAATACAGAGACAAAAACTGGTACACGATATTTGCAAGAGCTTGTG GTCAGTGCCTCAACTTCAACTGCATGTTTGTCTTGGTCCTAATGTTGCGGCAATGTATCACATTCTTGCGAACAAGAGGATACAGCTCGATGTTACCCCTCGACCAGCACATCTATTTTCATAAACTGACCGGGATGTTCATCTTTGGTTACAGTGTGTTGCACACGATAATGCACGTGTGTAATTTTAGTTTAGTCGTGGTTGATAGCCCCATAAACGTCAAAAATTTGACCGTAAATGAGTGGCTGTTCACTAACAAGCCGCAAATATTTGGTTTAGTACCAGGTTTAGCAAATCCGACTGGTTTTGCCTTGTTATTTATTCTTCTGATTATGTTTGTTTGTTCGCAAGCTTTCGTGCGTAGAGGAGGCTGTTTCGAG GTGTTTTACTGGACACATTTACTCTATGTCCCATTTTGGATTTTGGTCATCCTTCATGGGCCTAACTTCTGGAAGTGGTTCATTCTTCCGGGTTGTGTATATGCTATTGAACGTATAATGAGGCTAGTTTCGATGAAAAGTGAGAGGGGCAAGACTTACATAAGCTCGGGGCTACTTCTACCGTCCAAAGTAACCCATTTGGTGATTAAAAGACCCCTCCAGTTTGATTTTCATCCAGGAGATTATGTTTTTGTCAATATACCAGCCATTGCCAAATACGAATGGCATCCCTTTACTATTAGTAGCGCCCCAGAGCAAGAAG atTACATGTGGCTCCATATCCGTGGTGTGGGTCAATGGACAAATCGCCTCTACGAATACTTTGAAAAAGAACAAGAAAAGCTCCACAACGGTGATATTCCACCGCACAATCCTCCCAGTGCAAAAAAGAGATTGTCTAATGGAAGTATCGATAACAACAACCAAAATCCGTTGAAGAAGATTCAAGCAACTATAACTAGAACTCTATCAAATCGCGATTCAAACCGAAAACCCGGAGTCCAACTTGTGGGTTTCTCCAATGAAACGTTCCAAGACGACAGTAACAAAAAGCCAGCCGAGAGCGATTTTAATCGAGCTTCTTGTAGTAATACTGATTTGACGGCTTATTCGCCAAGGCCCAAGAAAATGACATCTGATAAAAAGCTTCATCGGTTGCTTTTCACAGAGAAAGCGCCACTGGAAAAGTCGCTGTCGATGCCAGATATTCAGACAAAAGCTAAGAAAAGGGAACGGCTCCTTGT TTTGAAGGAATACATGCGGTCCGAGTCCGAAAAAAGCTTCGACGAGTGTCAGATACGTCGTGCTCGCCTCCAGTCTTTAGGCCTCGCATACTTGAGCCCCCAGAATAAGTCTTTAGCGCAGAGCTTCCGTTATATGCGTAACAAACCAACAATAATAGCGTTCAAAACACCCAGTTTGGAAAACTGTGAGCAGCGCGATTCTAGCAGTTCTTTGGGTTCTGTCG GACGTCAAGTTAGCGCTCTTAGTTTTTCCTCTTCTCCTGAAAAACAAGCCGAGGAAGGCCGAGCCGGCTTCCGTACCGATTTCTCTCCCGGAACTGTTCCTTTAAAACCAATGAATTATCCTGTAGGAAAACCTTTAGAG CCTATTTTTGAGAAAGCGACGCCTCATGATAGTGATGAGGAACTTAGGGAACGCATTTTGCGCGACCTGCCGGTGGGGGCTGGGACCGAG atctATCTGGATGGCCCCTACGGAGCCCCTTCGAGCCACATATTCCGCGCCCAACATGCCGTTTTGATAGCGACAGGAATTGGAGTCACCCCTTTTGCTTCCATCCTCCAATCTATCATGCACAGATATTGGAAAGCAAGACATTCTTGCCCACGGTGTAAATTTTCGTGGGCCAGCGAGATTCCACCCACGGTCATGAATTTAAGAAAA gtTGACTTTTTCTGGATTAACCGAAATCAACGGTCGTTCGAAtggtttgttaatttattgtcacaGTTGGAAATTGAACAAGCTGAACTTGGCGGCGCAATGGAACGTTTCCTAGAAATGCACATGTATATCACCAGTGCCTTGCAAAAAACCGATATGAAAGCAGTGGGTTTGCAATTAGCTTTGGATCTGCTTCATGAAAAA gaaaaaagagaCTTGATTACTGGCTTGAAGACTAGAACTAATGCGGGACGCCCTAACTGGGACAAAGTCTTCAAGCAGATTCAAGACCAGAAGAAAGGTAAAGTTACTGTCTTCTACTGTGGTCCTCCACAACTCGCCAGGATTATTAGAGTAAAATGTGATCAGTATGGATTTAGCTTTCGTAAGGAAGTATTTTAA
- the LOC661050 gene encoding MYG1 protein produces MDLMPLSAKAFRFTSSVALKVWKGFATMATDSKTPKLMKKIGTHSGVFHCDEALACYMLKQLPDYREAEIIRTRDMPVLDTCDVVVDVGAVYNPKINRYDHHQRGFEETLSSVRPDLAKKSTIKLSSAGLVYAHFGLDVIKEIIEQQGYPIPANCLQKVFLHVYEGFVEEIDAIDNGVPMYAEGKPRYRINTNLSARIHRLNPEWNSEEPESTDQLFMKAVEMAGTEFTERVIEAVTIWWPARQIVRNAIENRKKIHESGEIIVLEERCPWKEHLLALEEEMGIQDQLKFVIFHDKSSSWRVQGIPIQPDSFICRVFLHKDWRGVRDDQLSDIAGIEGCVFCHATGFIGGNKTKEGVLQMAIKSLKAAPADRE; encoded by the exons ATGGATTTAATGCCTTTAAGCGCGAAAGCGTTCCGCTTTACTTCTTCAGTAGCGTTAAAAGTGTGGAAGGG ttttgcGACAATGGCAACAGACAGTAAAACcccaaaattaatgaaaaaaatcggaACGCACAGCGGCGTGTTTCACTGCGATGAAGCCCTTGCTTGCTACATGCTAAAACAACTTCCGGATTATCGCGAAGCTGAGATTATAAGGACTAGAGACATGCCT GTTTTAGACACGTGCGATGTTGTGGTCGACGTTGGTGCAGTCTATAATCCAAAAATCAATCGTTATGACCACCATCAGAGAGGTTTTGAAGAAACTTTAAGCAGTGTAAGGCCAGATCTGGCCAAAAAGAGCACAATCAA GTTAAGTTCAGCCGGATTGGTCTATGCACACTTTGGGTTGGATGTTATCAAGGAGATAATAGAGCAGCAAGGGTATCCAATTCCTGCCAACTGTCTTCAAAAAGTGTTCTTACATGTTTATGAAGGTTTTGTTGAGGAAATTGATGCTATTGATAATGGGGTTCCTATGTATGCAGAAGGCAAGCCAAGGTATCgcataaatacaaatttaagtGCGAGGATACATAGGCTGAACCCAGAGTGGAATTCAGAAGAGCCTGAATCCACCGACCAGTTGTTTATGAAGGCTGTGGAGATGGCAGGAACGGAATTCACGGAACGCGTAATTGAG gcGGTTACCATATGGTGGCCAGCACGACAAATCGTGCGAAACGCGATcgaaaatagaaagaaaattcaCGAATCTGGCGAGATCATAGTCCTGGAAGAGCGGTGTCCGTGGAAAGAGCACCTTTTGGCTTTGGAAGAGGAAATGGGAATTCAGGATCAGttaaaatttgtcattttcCACGACAAAAGTAGCTCGTGGAGAGTTCAGGGAATTCCTATTCAGCCAGATAGTTTCATTTGCAG AGTATTTTTGCACAAGGACTGGAGAGGAGTGCGCGATGATCAGCTTAGTGATATTGCGGGTATTGAGGGATGTGTCTTTTGTCACGCCACTGGTTTTATTGGCGGCAACAAGACCAAAGAAGGGGTATTGCAGATGGCGATAAAAAGCTTAAAAGCGGCTCCTGCTGATAGGGAATAG